Genomic window (Desulforapulum autotrophicum HRM2):
TTTGTCATCTTTCCCGCTTCCACAAAAAAACACTATAAAAAAGTGGGCATCTTTAACTGGATCCTTGCGGCGCTTTCAATTTTGCCACCGCTCTACATTATATATTTTTATGAACGGCTCACCGAACGTCTGGAATTTGTCGATGATGTCCTGACCATTGAACTGGTGCTGGGCACATTGATGATTGTACTGATACTGGAAGCGGTTCGACGGGCCGTGGTTCCGGCCATGGCATATCTTATTATCGGTTTCTTTGTCTATCTTTATGCAGCGCCCTATCTTCCCGGGGTCTTTTATTCCAAGCCTATTGCCTTTACCGAAATCATCGAAATGCAGTATCTTATCACGGACGCCGGGATCTTCGGATCCATCACCGGGGTTTCAGCGACCTTTGTGGCCCTGTTTGTCATTTTCGGAGCGTTCATGGAGGTCACCAAAACCGGCCAGTTTTTTACCGATCTGGCCTGCCGGATCGCCGGCAAAAGCAATGGTGGACCGGCCAAGATCGCTGTGATTTCATCGGGGCTTTTCGGGTCCATCTCGGGTGTGGCAGCCGCAAATGTGTATTCAACCGGGGTGTTCACCATCCCTTTGATGAAAAAACTGGGATACAGGCGCACATTTGCCGGTGCCGTGGAAGCCGCTGCCTCCACCGGCGGCATGCTCATGCCACCGGTCATGGGAGCAGGTGCCTTCGTCATGGCTGAAATCACAGGCATCTCCTATGTCAACATCGTCATTGCGGCCATGCTGGGATCATTGCTGCTTTACGCCAGCATGGTGGTCAGGGTTCATTATATGGCCCAGCGGCTGAACCTTACCGGGGTGGACGAAAAAGATATGGTCTCCTACCGCCAGATTCTCAAAGATTCCTATCTCCTCGTCCCCATGATTCTTCTCGTGGTGATGCTCCTCAAGGGATATTCACCCTTTATGGCGGCCAATGTGGCAATTGCCGTTGTTTTTCTGATCAGTTTTCTTAAAAAAGAGACCCGGATGACGCCCTCCAGGCTCTTTGAAACCCTCCGCCTCGCAGGTCAAAATATGATCATGATTGCCCTTGCCTGTGCGGGTGCGGGCATGGTGGTTGCCATTGTCACCCATACAGGTCTTGCCCTGGGGATCGCAACGGTGATCACAAACTGGTCCGGAGGCCATCTCCTGCCAGCCATGCTCCTGGTCATGTGCACCTCCCTGGTCATGGGCATGGGACTGCCCTGTACCCCTGCCTACATCATTGCCGTCACCATCGGCGGACCTGCCATGCTGGCCATGGGCGTCGACATGCTGCCGGCCCATTTGTTTGTCTATTATTTTGCCGTCCTGGCCGGGGTTACGCCCCCCGTGTGCGTGCCGGCCTTCTGTGCCGCAGCCATCGCAAATTCCCCGCCCCTTGAAACGGGTTTTGAGGCGTTTAAGCTTGCAATCGTAGGATTTTTAATCCCCTATGTTTTTGTGTTTAACAAGGCACTGCTCATGCAGGGGACCGCCCTTGAAATCATCACGGTCACACTGATGATCTTCCTGGCCATTGTATTTTTTGCAAGCGCCCTGAGCAGATATTTTTTCAGGCCCCTGAACCGGGTTTTACAGGCAGGCCTCTTTGTCCTGGCAGGATTTACCACTTTTATATGCGCAAAGCCTGGCCTGCTCAATTCACCCATGGTGAGACTGCTGGGTGCTCTGGTCCTGGCAGGCATTGTGTTTCACCCCCTGTGGTCAAAGTTCAGGGATTCCAATAAAATCAACCCCGAACCCAATGCCTGAGGTTCATCAAGATCGGACCGTCCGGTCAACAAAGGACATGTTTACTTGAGAAAAAATTCACCCCAAATTGTCATCATTGGCGGCGGGGTCATCGGCTCGTCCATTGCGTACCACCTTGCAAAATACGACGCCCCCGTGACCCTGATCGAAAAAAACGACCTGGCCTCAGGCAGTTCAGGTGCCTGTGACGGGCTGGTTTTCATGCAGTCCAAGAAACCGGGAATCCACCTGACCCTTGCCATGGAAAGCCTCAAACGGTTTGCGACCCTGCAACAGGAACTGCCCGTTGACATCGAGTTGAAGCACACCGGCGGCCTGGTGATCATCGAGACCGAGGCCGAATACCGTGCCATGGAGAAATATACCAAAGAACAACAGGCCAACGGCCTGGATGTCCGGCTCCTCGATCCGTCCCAGGCACTGGCAAAGGAGCCCCTTTTAGCCCCTGGGATCATCGGGTCAACCTTTTCCCCCCTGGACGCCCAGGTCAATCCCATTAACCTGACACTCGGGTTTGCCCTTGCTGCGAAAAAAAACCACGCCAGGATCGTCACCCATGCAGACGTTCTGGGCATCCAGACACACGATAACCGCGTAACCGGTGTTCGCACAACCCAGGGAAATTTTGATGCCGATATTGTGGTCAATGCTGCCGGATCAATGGCCGGCCTGGTGTCTGACATGGTGGGCATATCAATGCCGGTCCGACCCAGGAGGGGGCAGATCGTTGTAACCCACGCCGCACACCCCGTACTCAAACACTGCCTGATTTCAGCCAAATATATTGCAGCCAAATATGACCCATCACTGGCCCATACGGCAGGCCAGGGGATTTCCATGGAACAGGCCGACAATGGCAACCTGCTCCTGGGTTCCACCCGGGAGTTTGTCGGATTTAACAAAACGAACACCCTGTCAGGCATAAAAAAAATCATCCACCAGACCGCTGCAATCCTGCCGGTGATCAAAACCTTCCAGGTCATCCGGACCTTTGCAGGACTCAGGCCCTATACCCCTGACGGACTGCCGATTCTGGGTTCGGTCCGATCCCTGGACGGCTTTTTCATGGCGGCCGGCCACGAAGGCGACGGCATAGCCCTGTCTCCTGTTACAGGTCATCTCTTGGCCCAGATGCTCCTGGGCCGTTCTACCCTGATCCCTTTGGATGCATTTTCCCCGGACCGGTTCCAGGACAATGGAGGCTCCGCCCATGCGTAACCCTGATTCAAATTTCAATCAAAACCTGAGAATTAATTCTGTTCAAAGGGGCAGACGGATAACCCTCATGGTCAATGGTGCTCCCGTTCCGGCCTTTGAAGGTGAATCCGTCCATGCCGCCTTGACCGCCGCTGGAATTCAGAATTTACGACGATCAAAAACAGGCAGCCCACGGGGTATTTTCTGCGGCATGGGCATCTGTTATGAATGCCTGGTCACCAT
Coding sequences:
- a CDS encoding TRAP transporter permease, giving the protein MKDSNTWQNKAIGAWLAALSIFQLYTATVGIYQPRIQRGIHLLFLLPAAFVIFPASTKKHYKKVGIFNWILAALSILPPLYIIYFYERLTERLEFVDDVLTIELVLGTLMIVLILEAVRRAVVPAMAYLIIGFFVYLYAAPYLPGVFYSKPIAFTEIIEMQYLITDAGIFGSITGVSATFVALFVIFGAFMEVTKTGQFFTDLACRIAGKSNGGPAKIAVISSGLFGSISGVAAANVYSTGVFTIPLMKKLGYRRTFAGAVEAAASTGGMLMPPVMGAGAFVMAEITGISYVNIVIAAMLGSLLLYASMVVRVHYMAQRLNLTGVDEKDMVSYRQILKDSYLLVPMILLVVMLLKGYSPFMAANVAIAVVFLISFLKKETRMTPSRLFETLRLAGQNMIMIALACAGAGMVVAIVTHTGLALGIATVITNWSGGHLLPAMLLVMCTSLVMGMGLPCTPAYIIAVTIGGPAMLAMGVDMLPAHLFVYYFAVLAGVTPPVCVPAFCAAAIANSPPLETGFEAFKLAIVGFLIPYVFVFNKALLMQGTALEIITVTLMIFLAIVFFASALSRYFFRPLNRVLQAGLFVLAGFTTFICAKPGLLNSPMVRLLGALVLAGIVFHPLWSKFRDSNKINPEPNA
- a CDS encoding NAD(P)/FAD-dependent oxidoreductase produces the protein MRKNSPQIVIIGGGVIGSSIAYHLAKYDAPVTLIEKNDLASGSSGACDGLVFMQSKKPGIHLTLAMESLKRFATLQQELPVDIELKHTGGLVIIETEAEYRAMEKYTKEQQANGLDVRLLDPSQALAKEPLLAPGIIGSTFSPLDAQVNPINLTLGFALAAKKNHARIVTHADVLGIQTHDNRVTGVRTTQGNFDADIVVNAAGSMAGLVSDMVGISMPVRPRRGQIVVTHAAHPVLKHCLISAKYIAAKYDPSLAHTAGQGISMEQADNGNLLLGSTREFVGFNKTNTLSGIKKIIHQTAAILPVIKTFQVIRTFAGLRPYTPDGLPILGSVRSLDGFFMAAGHEGDGIALSPVTGHLLAQMLLGRSTLIPLDAFSPDRFQDNGGSAHA
- a CDS encoding (2Fe-2S)-binding protein yields the protein MRNPDSNFNQNLRINSVQRGRRITLMVNGAPVPAFEGESVHAALTAAGIQNLRRSKTGSPRGIFCGMGICYECLVTINGVPDQRACMTMVNDKMEITTQADPLESQPLDTTQGGEKR